The region CGAGTCATTGATAAAAGCCCGGGACTTCCCTCCGGGGGCTATCTCCCTCCTGATGGTGGCAGGCTCTTCGTAATCAAGATCGTTAGCTTCCATGATCTTCCGGACTCCCTCTCCAGGCAGAAAGGTTCCTTCGACAATACATTTGGCATCCTTGAGTTTTAGCACCGAAGTATCTACCCGCTGTCCCAGAATCAGGGACAAAGCACCCATCAGAATGGATTTCCCGGCACCGGTCTCCCCGGTAATGGTAATAAACCCCGTGGAAAAATCAAGCTCCAGGTGGTCAATCAGGAGATAGTTCCTTATATAAAGAGATTGGATCATGCGGGCTGCTAAAGTGTTTGATCCAGAATAGCCTTATACTTATTGGTATTGGGTTTGTCCACCTCGGTAAGGATGAGATGGGCCCTGTTACGCTCCTCGGGATAGGATTCCGAATAGAGATTTACGATCTCATCCACCTTACAATCGAAAATCAGACGCAAAAGATACATATAGGGATCCGGCTTGCTCCGGTATACCTCCTGTAAGAGCTCCAGGCTGTTGGTGATTTCCGCTCTTCCCTCGGCAAGCTTTTCATCCATGACATCCAGACCGAGCCTGTGGTAACGGTAGTTAAACTCCCTGACCCTCTGATATTCAGAATCTATCATATCCTTGACCAGCCAGTATCGGCTTTTATGGGCGATATCATCCATGGGTTTCCAACCGGATTCCGGTGCATTTTGTGCATTGAGCACGATTCTTTCGGCATTGTTAAAATAAGGGGTGCCCCCATAGAGAGAGAAGGTGTCGTAGTCGAGCCCCAGAATAAAGTAAGCGTAGAAGGAGAGAATGGAAGTAAGATTGGAAAGATGAGAGTTGAGGTCAAACTCCAGGGGCGAGAACTCCACATACCTGAAGCGGATATCGTTATCCACGAAATTCATGGTGGTGGTATAATAATTGGTATTGAATACGGGCCTGCGGACCTGGATGGTCAGAGTGCCCCTGAAATCATCTGCAGACAACTGTTCGGTAATATTAAACATCAGGTTGCATTCGATCCGCTCCTCCATGGTGTACACGTGATTGGTCC is a window of Bacteroidales bacterium DNA encoding:
- a CDS encoding DUF4835 family protein → MRKAGLLLSVFLFAVNLHAQEFRCNVQVVSQQIQGTNKQVFQTMQNAIFEFMNNRVWTNHVYTMEERIECNLMFNITEQLSADDFRGTLTIQVRRPVFNTNYYTTTMNFVDNDIRFRYVEFSPLEFDLNSHLSNLTSILSFYAYFILGLDYDTFSLYGGTPYFNNAERIVLNAQNAPESGWKPMDDIAHKSRYWLVKDMIDSEYQRVREFNYRYHRLGLDVMDEKLAEGRAEITNSLELLQEVYRSKPDPYMYLLRLIFDCKVDEIVNLYSESYPEERNRAHLILTEVDKPNTNKYKAILDQTL